In one window of Pseudoalteromonas xiamenensis DNA:
- a CDS encoding 2OG-Fe(II) oxygenase: protein MQASELSIEPFEQIAEDLYTKGISISTNAIPLKVLRALEARLNELDHDSFDVAGIGRQTDHATNATIRRDKIHWLDNNNELELSYLEHMGQLQQFVNRRLFMGLFSYESHFATYQQGDFYKKHLDAFKGKTNRVLTTVLYLNNNWQPEFGGELVVYSPDNHDEELLRVTPAFGTFVTFLSDEFPHEVLPAQHTRFSIAGWFRVNASLNGDIDPPR, encoded by the coding sequence ATGCAAGCATCTGAGCTATCTATTGAACCGTTTGAACAAATTGCAGAAGATTTGTATACCAAAGGTATTAGCATCTCAACCAACGCTATTCCCCTCAAAGTATTGCGTGCATTGGAAGCAAGATTGAATGAGCTTGACCATGACAGCTTTGATGTTGCTGGTATTGGACGCCAAACGGACCATGCAACCAACGCCACGATCCGCCGCGACAAAATTCATTGGCTGGACAACAACAATGAGCTTGAGCTGAGCTATCTCGAACACATGGGCCAACTCCAGCAATTTGTTAATCGTCGACTCTTTATGGGCTTATTTAGTTACGAAAGCCACTTCGCCACGTACCAGCAGGGTGACTTTTATAAGAAACACCTTGATGCGTTCAAAGGTAAAACAAATCGTGTTCTCACCACGGTTTTATATTTGAACAACAATTGGCAACCTGAATTTGGCGGCGAGCTTGTAGTCTATTCGCCAGATAACCACGATGAAGAATTGTTACGTGTAACACCTGCCTTCGGCACGTTTGTCACGTTTTTAAGCGATGAATTTCCACACGAGGTTTTACCCGCGCAGCACACTCGATTTTCCATTGCAGGGTGGTTTAGAGTAAATGCCAGTCTTAACGGTGACATTGACCCGCCTCGATAA
- a CDS encoding low molecular weight protein-tyrosine-phosphatase produces the protein MQKILVVCMGNICRSPTMEAVLKYKAERAGLELHVDSAGTISYHQGNPPDSRSKSHGELRGYSFSGMQARQVTLSDFSHFDLILCADKSNLADLKSRCPEIEWHKVGLFLQFGDMGYSEVPDPYYGGEKGFELVLDLVENAAEGLINQLKLKERT, from the coding sequence ATACAGAAGATTTTAGTCGTATGCATGGGCAACATATGTCGCTCGCCCACTATGGAAGCCGTGTTAAAGTACAAAGCAGAGCGCGCTGGCTTAGAGCTTCATGTCGACTCAGCAGGCACTATCTCTTATCATCAAGGTAACCCTCCTGATAGCCGCAGTAAATCGCATGGCGAATTACGTGGGTATTCGTTTAGTGGCATGCAAGCGCGACAAGTAACGCTGTCAGATTTCTCTCATTTTGACCTAATTTTATGTGCTGACAAAAGTAATTTGGCTGACTTGAAAAGTCGTTGCCCTGAAATCGAATGGCACAAAGTAGGCCTTTTTTTGCAGTTCGGTGATATGGGATACAGCGAAGTACCCGATCCCTATTACGGCGGTGAGAAAGGGTTCGAGTTGGTGCTCGACTTGGTTGAAAATGCAGCAGAGGGTTTAATCAATCAACTAAAATTAAAAGAAAGGACCTAG
- a CDS encoding LysE family translocator has product MDYLLAITLFAFASSVTPNFNNILVMSSGVNFGMWRSVPLLCGICVGFAFMVVLVGLGFSQVFERFPEFHVWLKVAGVLYLLYLAWLIGTSNSTLEIKAQGKPLTFTNGALFQWVNAKAWVVATGAIATFTDSGNEAGLGYLIIGLVYLFVAFPSVGIWLWFGSFLSRFLHTTRNQRRFNYVMASLLALSILPVLNELFLVLLNTSN; this is encoded by the coding sequence ATGGACTACTTACTGGCAATAACACTCTTTGCTTTCGCCTCTTCAGTCACTCCGAACTTCAACAACATTCTAGTTATGTCTTCAGGTGTCAATTTTGGTATGTGGCGAAGTGTGCCTCTGCTCTGTGGTATCTGCGTTGGTTTTGCTTTCATGGTGGTCTTAGTTGGCCTTGGGTTTTCCCAAGTGTTTGAGCGTTTTCCAGAGTTTCATGTATGGCTCAAAGTAGCAGGCGTCCTGTATCTGTTGTACTTAGCGTGGTTAATTGGAACGTCAAATAGCACGTTAGAGATTAAAGCGCAGGGCAAACCACTCACCTTTACCAATGGGGCATTGTTCCAATGGGTCAACGCTAAAGCATGGGTTGTTGCAACAGGGGCGATCGCTACCTTTACGGATTCTGGGAACGAAGCAGGGTTAGGCTACCTAATTATTGGGCTTGTGTATTTGTTCGTGGCTTTTCCAAGTGTGGGAATATGGCTTTGGTTTGGTTCTTTTTTAAGTCGTTTTTTACATACAACGCGTAATCAACGACGATTCAACTATGTCATGGCAAGCTTGTTGGCCTTGTCCATTTTACCCGTGCTTAACGAGCTATTTTTGGTGTTATTGAATACATCAAACTAA
- a CDS encoding GH25 family lysozyme → MRIGSTRRFIIYLALLTCALVGLWFSIGHFHQPTTNLSDAQAPIYYGIDVSHYQGDLIVDLPKHTGLHFIIAKATNGAKGVDAKFAENWSAIKAHGRIRGAYHFYIAGESPQAQAMHFINTVGQWTDSDITPIVDVEQYSVSHDKSVSQLHEDLLSFLDYVESNTGRLPMIYSNTKFAQMWLNNSEFGRYPLWLADYTKAKKPVVPEVWQHQGLFIWQRSDTYKLESTEVDYDVFRGELSQLSGFNHKLRQQ, encoded by the coding sequence ATGAGAATAGGTTCTACACGTCGATTTATTATCTACTTGGCTTTGCTGACTTGCGCGTTAGTGGGGCTGTGGTTCAGCATAGGGCACTTTCATCAGCCGACAACAAACCTCAGTGACGCACAGGCGCCAATATATTACGGAATAGACGTATCCCACTACCAAGGCGACTTAATCGTTGACTTACCTAAACACACTGGACTTCACTTTATTATTGCGAAAGCAACCAATGGCGCAAAAGGCGTGGACGCCAAATTTGCTGAAAATTGGTCGGCAATCAAGGCGCACGGACGAATTCGCGGCGCTTACCATTTCTACATCGCGGGAGAATCGCCACAAGCACAAGCAATGCATTTTATTAATACGGTAGGCCAATGGACTGACTCAGACATCACGCCTATTGTAGATGTAGAACAATACAGCGTTTCTCACGATAAGTCGGTTTCTCAGCTTCATGAGGATTTATTGAGTTTTCTGGATTACGTCGAAAGTAATACCGGTCGATTGCCGATGATTTACAGTAACACTAAATTCGCTCAAATGTGGCTGAATAATTCCGAATTTGGTCGCTATCCTTTGTGGTTAGCGGATTATACTAAGGCTAAAAAGCCAGTAGTGCCTGAAGTATGGCAACATCAAGGGTTGTTTATTTGGCAACGCTCAGACACCTACAAATTGGAATCCACAGAAGTGGATTATGACGTGTTTCGTGGCGAGCTATCGCAATTAAGTGGTTTTAATCATAAATTGCGCCAGCAGTAG
- the yghU gene encoding glutathione-dependent disulfide-bond oxidoreductase yields MSTTYNPPKVWTWDDENGGQWASINRPTSGARFERDLSKGEHALQLYSLATPNGQKVTILLEELLLAGVKEADYDAYAISISDSDQFSSGFVAVNPNSKIPALMDYSEDEPVRVFESGHILLYLAEKFGHFLPSNHAEKTEVLNWLFWLQGSAPYLGGGFGHFYAYAPEKFEYPINRFTMETKRQLDLLDKQLEGKTYIVGDEYTIADIAIWPWYGNVVLGLAYNAAEFLDVESYPNVMRWAKLIAKRPGVERGRIVNRTWGEEWEMLADRHSASDIDSVLAKVPK; encoded by the coding sequence ATGTCAACGACGTACAATCCACCCAAAGTCTGGACTTGGGACGATGAAAATGGGGGTCAGTGGGCCAGTATCAATCGTCCAACTTCTGGCGCACGTTTTGAACGCGACTTGTCAAAAGGCGAGCATGCGCTTCAACTGTATTCTCTTGCAACGCCTAATGGGCAGAAAGTCACGATCCTTTTGGAAGAGTTGCTGTTGGCGGGTGTAAAGGAAGCTGATTACGATGCCTATGCGATTAGCATTAGTGACAGTGATCAGTTTTCATCAGGTTTTGTTGCAGTAAACCCGAATTCTAAAATCCCAGCGCTTATGGATTACAGTGAGGATGAACCTGTTCGAGTGTTCGAATCAGGCCATATTCTTTTGTACCTTGCCGAGAAGTTTGGGCATTTCTTGCCTTCGAACCACGCAGAAAAAACAGAAGTACTGAACTGGTTGTTTTGGTTACAGGGGTCTGCGCCCTATTTAGGTGGCGGTTTTGGTCACTTTTATGCGTACGCTCCTGAAAAGTTCGAATACCCTATTAATCGTTTCACCATGGAAACTAAGCGCCAGCTGGATCTGCTTGATAAGCAGCTGGAAGGAAAAACCTATATTGTAGGAGACGAGTATACTATCGCCGACATCGCTATTTGGCCTTGGTACGGTAATGTTGTGCTTGGACTTGCGTATAACGCAGCAGAATTTTTGGATGTAGAAAGTTATCCAAATGTGATGCGCTGGGCAAAACTCATCGCAAAACGTCCTGGTGTCGAACGTGGCCGGATTGTTAATCGTACTTGGGGGGAGGAATGGGAGATGTTAGCTGACCGTCACAGTGCAAGTGACATCGATTCTGTCCTTGCAAAAGTACCGAAATAG
- a CDS encoding DUF523 domain-containing protein translates to MNHSRTNVEPILVSACLMGQPVRYNASCVRNDIDAMTWLHTHFELKTFCPEVAAGMSIPRAPAEIDHGTGAEVLDGLKQVKENTGQCVTDQFVAAAHLTLAFCQQHNIRIAILTAFSPSCANSRIYDGSFSGKSTDGRGVTAELLSRNGIKVYNQNELDDLRHFVNA, encoded by the coding sequence ATGAATCACTCTAGAACCAATGTAGAACCCATTCTCGTAAGCGCTTGTCTTATGGGGCAACCCGTGCGTTACAACGCCAGTTGCGTGCGAAATGATATCGATGCCATGACATGGCTACATACACATTTTGAATTGAAAACCTTTTGTCCTGAAGTCGCAGCAGGAATGAGTATACCGAGAGCGCCCGCAGAAATTGACCACGGTACTGGTGCTGAAGTGTTAGATGGTTTGAAACAAGTGAAAGAAAATACGGGGCAGTGCGTGACAGACCAATTTGTTGCGGCAGCGCATTTGACTTTGGCCTTCTGTCAGCAACACAACATACGTATTGCTATCTTAACGGCATTTAGCCCATCGTGCGCTAACAGTCGCATTTACGATGGTAGCTTTTCAGGTAAATCAACGGACGGAAGGGGCGTTACGGCGGAGCTACTAAGTCGAAACGGCATTAAAGTTTATAATCAGAATGAGCTGGATGATTTGCGGCATTTTGTGAATGCCTAA
- the hmpA gene encoding NO-inducible flavohemoprotein, whose product MLSEQQFALIEQSLPLVANVGVGVTEHFYARLFEHNPEVKHYFNLSNQQSGKQPFALFSAIARFAKFLGEPEKLDTLKKQIAQKHVALTIKPEHYPIVGTHLIATLQELFPEDFTKDIEAAWTAAYLAIADLLITEETGLYAQNAAAVGGWDGTRQFQITRIEQESEQVKSFYLAPTNGGPIVGFTPGQYLTVQVQPDDQAYRQMRHYSITGIFDGQYRISVKQDGVVSGFLHKASIGALIDLTPPSGDFTLKTSSNPKVFISAGVGITPMVAMLGHLVEMKSSTPCHFLHACQNEAMHSFKEWLNGVSQKTALVDVIHWYEEQSDYATFTGFMNLHDVTNLPIKDGEFYLCGPIGFMKAIYKQLTALGVSQSQIHYELFGPHSDLAA is encoded by the coding sequence ATGTTATCAGAACAGCAGTTTGCGCTAATTGAACAGTCTTTACCCTTGGTTGCAAATGTAGGTGTAGGCGTTACCGAGCATTTTTACGCGCGCTTGTTCGAACACAACCCTGAAGTGAAACATTATTTCAACTTGAGTAACCAACAAAGTGGTAAACAACCGTTTGCGCTGTTTTCTGCGATTGCGCGCTTTGCGAAATTTCTTGGTGAACCTGAAAAGCTCGACACATTGAAAAAGCAGATTGCCCAAAAGCACGTTGCATTGACGATTAAACCTGAACACTACCCAATCGTCGGCACACATCTGATTGCTACCTTACAAGAACTCTTTCCTGAGGATTTTACAAAAGACATTGAAGCCGCTTGGACCGCGGCGTATTTGGCCATTGCGGATTTACTGATCACGGAAGAAACCGGTCTATACGCTCAAAATGCTGCCGCAGTGGGTGGCTGGGATGGCACTCGTCAATTTCAAATTACGCGCATTGAGCAAGAATCTGAACAGGTGAAAAGTTTCTATTTGGCGCCGACCAATGGCGGTCCTATCGTTGGCTTTACGCCTGGTCAGTACCTAACCGTGCAAGTGCAGCCAGACGATCAAGCTTACCGTCAAATGCGCCACTATTCGATCACCGGAATTTTCGATGGACAATATCGCATTTCAGTTAAACAGGATGGTGTGGTGTCCGGCTTCTTGCACAAGGCGAGTATTGGTGCGCTGATTGATTTAACGCCTCCTTCAGGAGATTTCACATTAAAAACGTCCAGCAACCCGAAGGTGTTTATCAGTGCCGGAGTCGGTATTACGCCAATGGTTGCGATGTTAGGTCATCTCGTCGAAATGAAGAGCTCAACACCATGTCACTTTTTACACGCTTGCCAAAACGAAGCGATGCACAGTTTTAAAGAGTGGTTAAATGGGGTTTCTCAAAAAACAGCCTTAGTCGATGTGATTCACTGGTATGAAGAGCAGTCTGATTATGCAACGTTTACAGGGTTTATGAACTTGCATGACGTGACTAATTTGCCCATCAAGGATGGTGAATTCTACTTGTGTGGTCCGATAGGCTTTATGAAAGCGATTTATAAGCAGCTCACTGCGCTTGGCGTGTCGCAAAGCCAGATCCATTATGAGTTATTTGGGCCTCACAGCGACTTAGCCGCTTAA
- a CDS encoding NnrS family protein produces the protein MRPINLVEPIDTNAPWFHVHRWPVFNLGFRSLFLAGGLWAACSMLVWLLILSGHFAWQAAFPATLWHAHEMIFGFAGVVAVGFLLTASQNWTGATTLNGLPLCLLTCIWVVTRILLLVSPDPILMALAGQSAFWLFAICHFSLVLLSTNSKNNYIFIYVLSGICIADISFLLLIAFSAYSLAATFTQIAVLMFTLLIGLIGGRVIPFFTARGLSLQDQVRTPKVDKLLLVASTIGLVGFVTANVFSGPLNPGYLILVAALLHLFRAIKWFNVGVFNVPLLWSLHAAYLATSFGLLWFALTFIFILPHGKDALHLITVGGIGLMILAMMARVSLGHTSRPLKPHWLINFAFAVCLVAAVIRAFGPLFISPHVAWLISGTLWVSSFICFVWVYFPILTRPRIDGRRG, from the coding sequence ATGCGCCCGATTAATTTAGTTGAACCCATCGACACAAATGCACCTTGGTTTCATGTTCATCGTTGGCCTGTTTTTAATTTGGGTTTTCGAAGTCTATTTCTTGCGGGTGGTCTGTGGGCTGCCTGTAGTATGTTGGTTTGGCTGCTCATCTTATCTGGACACTTTGCATGGCAAGCCGCATTTCCTGCGACTTTGTGGCACGCTCATGAAATGATTTTTGGGTTTGCAGGTGTGGTTGCGGTCGGTTTTCTGCTCACCGCTTCTCAGAACTGGACTGGAGCAACGACATTAAACGGTCTGCCGCTTTGTTTGCTCACGTGTATTTGGGTTGTCACCCGTATTTTACTGCTCGTCAGTCCTGATCCTATTCTGATGGCGCTCGCGGGTCAAAGTGCCTTTTGGTTGTTTGCCATTTGTCACTTTAGTTTAGTATTGCTTTCTACTAACTCGAAAAATAACTACATTTTCATTTATGTACTCAGTGGAATTTGTATCGCAGATATCAGTTTTTTACTGTTAATTGCATTTAGTGCATATTCACTTGCCGCCACGTTTACTCAAATCGCGGTATTGATGTTTACCCTGCTAATCGGGCTTATCGGTGGTCGTGTCATACCTTTTTTTACGGCTCGAGGCTTGTCTTTGCAAGACCAAGTCAGAACACCAAAAGTAGATAAGTTGTTATTGGTCGCTTCTACGATTGGTTTGGTTGGTTTTGTGACAGCCAATGTGTTTTCAGGCCCATTGAATCCGGGTTATTTGATTTTAGTTGCAGCGCTGCTACACCTTTTTCGGGCAATAAAATGGTTTAACGTTGGTGTGTTTAACGTTCCTCTGCTTTGGTCTTTGCACGCAGCTTATCTTGCCACAAGCTTTGGCCTACTTTGGTTTGCCTTAACGTTTATTTTTATATTGCCGCATGGCAAAGATGCGCTGCATCTTATCACAGTTGGCGGTATTGGGCTGATGATCCTTGCCATGATGGCAAGAGTCTCTTTAGGTCATACATCAAGACCATTGAAGCCTCATTGGCTTATCAATTTCGCGTTTGCAGTTTGCTTAGTTGCCGCAGTGATCCGCGCATTTGGACCGCTTTTTATTTCCCCTCATGTTGCTTGGCTCATCAGTGGCACGCTGTGGGTCAGTTCATTTATTTGTTTTGTCTGGGTTTATTTCCCAATTCTGACTCGTCCTCGCATTGATGGGCGTCGTGGTTAA
- the norR gene encoding nitric oxide reductase transcriptional regulator NorR, whose protein sequence is MNQAQLSRLLTFSLEIHQHVARLSNRDQVEHTLNEFGEVVLKSLFSVLDADALAILLFDQGKLSPIAVHGLLPECLGRRFLISEHPRLETILNADHVVRFDHESTLPDPYDGLLLASHGDIPVHACMGIALKQQDKVLGVVTFDSLDPSAFEHYPDSMLDMINATISNALSTVLNHVQLATSAKHQSAVVHAMTQASHAIIGEHPLMQKLKQEIRLVASSDLSVLITGETGTGKELVARHIHQQSNRADNPYVQVNCASLPEGLAESEFFGHRKGAFTGADKHREGKFPLADGGTIFLDEIGELPLSLQSKLLRVLQSGEIQPVGADDTHVVNVRIVAATNRDLQQEVAEGRFRADLYHRLSVYPIQVPPLRTRMSDVTLLCGFFLEQLRKKLNVEQLVITSPLMSRLESYDWPGNVRELEHILSRTALKAKHDEWQSRMVKLSPAHCELGTHSDSTTTLTPTQTNLPLKSATDDFQRALITSTLTQAAFNWAQAARLLDVDRANLVRLAKRLNISVKKSLKH, encoded by the coding sequence ATGAATCAAGCGCAGCTATCTCGATTACTGACATTCAGTTTGGAAATACATCAACATGTTGCACGTTTATCTAATCGTGATCAGGTTGAACACACTCTCAATGAATTTGGGGAAGTGGTATTGAAATCATTATTCAGTGTGCTCGATGCCGATGCTTTGGCAATATTGTTGTTTGACCAAGGAAAACTCTCACCTATAGCTGTGCATGGTCTACTGCCTGAATGCTTGGGAAGACGTTTTCTAATTAGCGAACATCCACGACTAGAAACGATTTTAAACGCGGATCACGTGGTTCGATTTGACCATGAAAGTACGCTTCCAGATCCCTATGATGGTTTATTGTTGGCCAGTCACGGTGATATTCCTGTTCATGCTTGCATGGGGATAGCGCTTAAACAGCAAGACAAAGTGTTGGGTGTGGTGACCTTTGATAGTTTAGACCCTAGCGCGTTTGAGCATTACCCAGACAGCATGCTCGACATGATCAACGCTACGATTAGCAATGCGCTTAGCACCGTGCTCAATCATGTGCAATTAGCGACGAGTGCAAAACATCAAAGCGCGGTAGTGCATGCAATGACACAAGCCAGTCATGCGATTATTGGCGAACACCCTCTTATGCAAAAGTTAAAACAAGAAATCCGGCTGGTGGCAAGTTCAGATCTGAGCGTTTTAATTACTGGTGAAACAGGCACAGGTAAAGAGCTTGTCGCTCGGCACATTCACCAACAATCCAATCGTGCAGATAATCCCTATGTACAAGTTAACTGCGCATCGTTACCTGAAGGACTTGCAGAGAGTGAGTTTTTTGGTCATCGAAAAGGGGCGTTTACAGGCGCAGATAAGCACCGAGAAGGTAAGTTCCCCTTAGCGGATGGAGGAACCATCTTTTTAGATGAAATTGGCGAACTGCCCTTGTCGTTGCAAAGTAAGTTATTAAGGGTACTTCAAAGTGGTGAAATTCAACCTGTCGGGGCGGATGACACGCACGTTGTGAATGTGCGAATAGTCGCTGCAACGAATCGTGATCTACAACAAGAAGTCGCGGAAGGTCGCTTTCGTGCTGATTTATATCATCGTTTGAGTGTTTACCCTATTCAAGTGCCGCCACTTCGCACTCGCATGAGCGATGTTACGTTACTGTGTGGATTTTTCCTCGAACAATTGAGGAAAAAACTCAATGTTGAGCAATTAGTGATTACGTCGCCCTTAATGTCACGCTTAGAAAGTTATGATTGGCCGGGAAATGTGCGCGAACTCGAACATATTTTAAGCCGAACCGCACTCAAAGCTAAGCATGATGAATGGCAAAGCCGCATGGTCAAACTGTCACCTGCGCATTGTGAGCTTGGTACACACTCAGATTCGACAACGACATTGACGCCGACCCAAACAAATTTACCGCTTAAATCGGCAACGGATGATTTCCAGCGAGCGCTTATTACAAGCACATTGACACAAGCCGCGTTTAATTGGGCACAAGCGGCGCGGTTACTGGATGTAGATAGAGCAAACCTTGTACGCTTAGCTAAACGGTTAAATATCTCGGTGAAGAAATCACTTAAACACTGA
- the bfr gene encoding bacterioferritin produces the protein MQGNKQVLVELNRILTLELTSINQFFLHARMFKNWGLEELNEKAYKKSIKDMKQADDLIERILFLEGLPNLQHLEKLRIGEHTEEMLSCDLMFEMDQLPALRAAIALCEKEQDYVSRDLLTDILEYEEEYVDWIETQQSLILNIGIQNYLQSMLED, from the coding sequence ATGCAAGGGAACAAGCAAGTGTTAGTCGAGCTAAACCGCATTCTCACGCTCGAACTTACGTCGATTAACCAATTCTTTTTACATGCTCGTATGTTTAAAAATTGGGGATTAGAAGAACTAAACGAAAAAGCGTATAAAAAGTCTATCAAGGACATGAAACAGGCTGATGATTTAATCGAACGGATCCTTTTTTTAGAAGGATTGCCTAATTTACAACACCTCGAAAAACTGCGGATCGGGGAGCATACTGAAGAAATGCTAAGTTGTGATTTAATGTTTGAAATGGACCAATTACCAGCGCTGAGAGCGGCCATCGCGTTGTGTGAAAAAGAACAAGACTATGTAAGTCGAGATCTGTTGACCGACATTCTGGAATACGAAGAAGAATATGTAGACTGGATAGAGACGCAGCAATCTCTCATTCTAAACATAGGTATCCAAAACTATCTGCAATCCATGCTAGAGGACTAA
- the bfr gene encoding bacterioferritin — MQGNQTIIDLLNAQLTLELTSMDQYLAHSKMYEDWGIEQLHHKLAHEYEEELDHAKRIIERILFLEGVPDTASRKAIHVGCNVEEMLANDLNAEREVAAHLKKVISECEKAQDYVSREILQTLLDDTEMDHIYWLEQHINMIKLMGLPNYIQSQMAQGHE; from the coding sequence ATGCAAGGTAATCAGACTATTATCGACTTATTGAACGCGCAGCTTACGCTTGAACTTACGTCTATGGATCAATACCTTGCCCACAGCAAAATGTATGAGGACTGGGGTATTGAGCAACTGCACCATAAACTCGCGCACGAGTACGAAGAAGAGTTAGACCACGCCAAAAGAATCATTGAGCGAATTTTATTTCTGGAAGGTGTACCGGATACTGCATCCAGAAAGGCAATTCATGTTGGCTGCAATGTAGAAGAAATGTTGGCAAATGATTTAAACGCCGAGCGTGAAGTTGCAGCACATTTGAAAAAAGTTATTTCGGAATGCGAAAAGGCACAAGATTACGTGAGCCGTGAAATCTTGCAAACACTGCTTGATGATACCGAAATGGATCACATCTATTGGTTAGAGCAGCATATTAATATGATAAAACTGATGGGGCTGCCAAATTATATTCAGAGCCAAATGGCACAAGGGCATGAATAA
- a CDS encoding methyl-accepting chemotaxis protein, whose product MLNSISVRNRLIILAAVPLIALVFTTLFSLKIMSGLVNGIDSLYEDRVIPLKQIKSVSDGYAVQIVDSFHKYRAAQITVEDLKGQIDDALTNAEKVWGQYKQTKLTSEEARLVDISDRLMKKANTEIQAMKLQLGNGQLKQMSNDEFVPKLYGFMDPFSGSLEALINLQLDESGRFRNEADTKAKETRILLMVTMAVMIGVLIVGATLIYRSIFRPLRSLQRTVSHIASEADLRKDSEVVGSDEIAETASSVNDMLCAFRTILKEVNGASMTLGSAAEEMQVISNQVANTASDQQQQTEMIATAVTQMSAAIQEVANNAELTAGKATDSDAAGKGWYRKNSCEYRFHSNPQQSN is encoded by the coding sequence ATGCTTAATTCAATTTCTGTTCGTAATCGACTCATCATTCTAGCGGCTGTCCCGTTAATTGCACTTGTCTTTACTACCCTTTTTTCATTGAAAATTATGTCTGGTTTAGTCAACGGCATCGATAGTTTATATGAAGATAGGGTTATCCCATTAAAGCAAATAAAATCCGTGTCCGATGGCTATGCCGTACAAATCGTCGATAGCTTTCATAAATATCGTGCAGCGCAAATAACCGTTGAGGACTTAAAAGGGCAAATAGATGATGCACTGACAAATGCTGAAAAAGTGTGGGGCCAATATAAACAAACCAAATTAACGAGTGAAGAAGCTCGTCTGGTTGATATCAGCGATAGGTTAATGAAAAAGGCGAATACCGAAATTCAAGCGATGAAACTACAGCTCGGTAATGGACAGCTGAAGCAAATGAGTAACGATGAATTTGTGCCTAAACTGTATGGCTTTATGGACCCTTTTTCTGGAAGTTTAGAAGCTTTAATTAATTTGCAATTGGATGAATCAGGTCGCTTTCGCAATGAGGCGGATACCAAAGCAAAAGAAACGCGAATTCTTTTGATGGTAACAATGGCGGTGATGATAGGTGTGTTGATTGTCGGTGCAACATTGATTTATCGCTCGATATTTCGGCCATTGCGCTCCTTACAGCGCACCGTTTCACACATTGCCAGTGAAGCAGATTTACGAAAAGATTCCGAAGTAGTGGGCAGTGATGAAATCGCAGAAACAGCATCGAGTGTGAATGATATGCTCTGTGCATTTAGAACGATTCTCAAAGAGGTCAATGGTGCCTCAATGACGTTAGGGTCTGCAGCGGAAGAAATGCAGGTCATTTCAAATCAAGTCGCGAATACGGCCAGTGATCAGCAGCAACAAACTGAAATGATAGCAACAGCCGTCACACAAATGAGTGCAGCAATCCAAGAAGTAGCCAACAACGCTGAATTAACTGCAGGAAAAGCTACGGATTCGGACGCAGCTGGCAAAGGCTGGTATCGGAAAAATAGCTGCGAATATCGATTCCATTCAAACCCTCAACAAAGTAATTGA
- a CDS encoding methyl-accepting chemotaxis protein: MNLSEQANEINSVVQMIQGVAEQTNLLALNAAIEAARAGDSGRGFAVVADEVRQLAHNTQQATERISDMILRLQQASKTAVGSMEKAQQCASTSVKHSEESQSAIEEISYSITTIADMNIQVSTATEEQTTVAADISRNINEFNSSIKTVSESSRQNAIASQELATLASTLQSKVAKFKL; the protein is encoded by the coding sequence GTGAATTTAAGCGAACAAGCTAACGAAATTAATTCCGTTGTTCAAATGATCCAAGGGGTGGCTGAACAGACGAATTTACTCGCGTTGAATGCGGCCATTGAAGCTGCGCGGGCAGGGGACTCAGGTCGTGGTTTTGCTGTTGTTGCAGATGAAGTAAGGCAGCTGGCACACAATACACAGCAGGCAACGGAGCGCATAAGTGACATGATTCTACGCTTGCAACAGGCATCAAAAACCGCCGTTGGTAGCATGGAAAAGGCGCAGCAATGTGCGTCTACAAGCGTGAAACATTCGGAAGAATCTCAAAGTGCGATTGAAGAAATATCCTATTCCATTACGACGATTGCAGACATGAACATTCAAGTGTCCACCGCAACGGAGGAACAAACCACGGTGGCTGCTGATATTTCAAGGAACATCAACGAGTTTAATAGCAGCATTAAAACCGTATCAGAAAGTTCACGGCAAAATGCCATCGCAAGCCAAGAACTTGCGACTCTCGCGAGTACGCTACAAAGTAAAGTGGCCAAGTTCAAATTGTAG